A genomic stretch from Serratia entomophila includes:
- a CDS encoding GNAT family N-acetyltransferase produces MNHSDLSQCRVDTDRLLIAPFTAADADDVYQAITPTLTRFMNFEPEESPEAFANVWQGWLPLIREGEEVIFIARLREGKQFVGVGGVHNLHSHTPELGIWVKENLHGQGYGREIVQAMALWASERYRPQHFLYPVAEQNTASRRIAESLGGVVAGKRENIKYDCVVYQVPPQL; encoded by the coding sequence ATGAATCACAGTGACCTTTCTCAGTGCCGCGTTGACACCGACCGTTTGTTGATTGCCCCTTTTACCGCAGCAGACGCCGACGATGTTTACCAGGCGATTACCCCTACCTTGACGCGCTTTATGAATTTTGAGCCGGAAGAGTCGCCGGAGGCGTTCGCCAATGTCTGGCAGGGCTGGCTGCCGCTGATCCGCGAAGGCGAGGAAGTGATTTTTATCGCCCGGCTGCGCGAAGGCAAGCAGTTCGTCGGCGTGGGCGGGGTGCACAATCTGCACAGCCACACGCCGGAGCTGGGCATCTGGGTGAAAGAGAACCTGCATGGCCAGGGCTATGGCCGCGAGATCGTACAGGCGATGGCGCTGTGGGCCAGCGAACGCTACCGGCCGCAGCACTTCCTCTACCCGGTGGCCGAGCAGAATACCGCCAGCCGCCGCATTGCGGAATCGCTCGGCGGCGTAGTGGCCGGAAAGCGTGAAAACATCAAGTACGACTGCGTCGTCTACCAGGTACCGCCACAGCTGTAA